A region from the Acanthopagrus latus isolate v.2019 chromosome 8, fAcaLat1.1, whole genome shotgun sequence genome encodes:
- the LOC119024783 gene encoding aminopeptidase N-like gives MGKGFYISKSVGVVAIILGAGALATIIALSVVYSQEKAKNNDNVLPTDGGSTKPPVTTPAPSNNPWDRYRLPKSLVPEIYHVTLWPRLTPDPETKLYIFSGNSTVEFKCVEETDLILIHSNKLNYTTLENNHLARLTSVNGDKAPSITKSWLQPVTQYLVLQLDGKLTKDQHYQLFTEFTGELADDLGGFYRSEYWENGELKVVATTQMQPTDARKAFPCFDEPAMKAIFHITLIHDAGTVALSNGAEIESMSTGHGLQTTVFEPTPKMSTYLLAFIVSDFGYINNTIDDVSVRIFARKPAIAAGQGDYALKITGPILKFFEKYYSSKYPLPKSDQIALPDFNAGAMENWGLITYRETALLYDEEFSSNSNKQRIATIIAHELAHMWFGNLVTLRWWNDLWLNEGFASYVEYLGADEAEPEWNVKDLIVLSDVHRVFAIDALVSSHPLSSKEEDIQKPAQISELFDAISYSKGASVLRMLSDFLTEEVFTLGLQTYLEEFAFKNTVYTDLWNHLQMAVTANGTKLPDTVHNIMNTWVLQMGFPVVTINTTSGVASQEHFLLDPESEVTTPSLFNYQWIVPIKWMKTGIIQTPEWLTEKSATFGKMKVSGDDWVLANLNVVGYYRVNYDMVNWGKLLTALSTNHEAISVINRAQLVDDAFNLARAKIIPTVLALNTTKYLSKEREYMPWESAVGNLDFFYLMFDRSEVYGPMQDYLRKQVTPLFLYYKNMTDNWTKVPNGHMDQYNQVNAISLACRTGLLECQNLAMGWFKQWMDTGNNTIHPNLRSTVYCNSIAAGGAAEWEFAWSEFKNATIAIEADKLRYALACTKQPWLLNRYLEYTLMPDMIRKQDATSTIVYIANNVIGQSLAWDFVRARWSYIFSEYGGGSFSFSNLINGVTERFSTEFEIQQLRQFKEDNAEVGFGSGTLAVDQSIERTIANMKWIAENKDTVLAWFDDQ, from the exons ATGGGGAAAGGTTTCTACATCAGTAAAAGTGTTGGGGTGGTGGCTATCATCCTGGGTGCAGGCGCCCTGGCTACTATCATAGCTCTGTCTGTTGTTTACTCTCAGGAAAAGgctaaaaataatgataatgtattGCCAACAGATGGAGGATCGACCAAGCCCCCTGTCACGACACCTGCCCCGTCCAACAATCCTTGGGACAGGTATCGACTACCCAAGAGCCTGGTGCCGGAAATCTACCATGTCACTCTGTGGCCAAGACTGACTCCAGATCCAGAAACTAAACTCTACATCTTTTCTG GTAATTCCACTGTGGAGTTTAAGTGTGTTGAGGAGACTGACCTGATTCTTATCCACTCCAATAAACTGAACTACACCACACTTGAGAATAACCATTTGGCGAGGCTGACCTCAGTTAATGGAGACAAAGCCCCCTCCATCACGAAATCCTGGCTCCAACCTGTGACTCAGTACCTGGTCCTACAGCTGGATGGTAAACTGACAAAAGACCAGCACTACCAGCTCTTTACTGAATTTACTGGAGAGCTGGCTGATGACCTGGGAGGCTTCTACAGGAGCGAATACTGGGAGAATGGAGAGCTAAA GGTTGTTGCTACCACTCAGATGCAGCCAACAGATGCAAGAAAGGCTTTCCCCTGTTTTGATGAACCAGCTATGAAAGCCATATTTCACATAACTCTGATCCACGATGCTGGAACTGTGGCCCTGTCCAATGGTGCAGAAATAG AATCAATGAGCACTGGTCATGGTCTGCAGACGACAGTTTTTGAGCCAACTCCGAAAATGTCGACCTATCTGTTGGCTTTCATTGTCAGTGACTTTGGATACATCAATAACACCATTGATGACGTTTCG GTCCGGATCTTCGCCCGAAAGCCTGCCATTGCTGCTGGGCAAGGAGATTATGCCCTGAAAATAACTGGACCCATTCTCAAGTTCTTTGAGAAGTATTACAGTTCCAAGTACCCTCTGCCCAAGTCTG ATCAGATAGCTCTACCAGACTTTAATGCTGGAGCCATGGAGAACTGGGGTCTGATCACTTACAGAGAGACAGCACTGCTCTATGATGAAGAGTTCTCCTCCAACTCCAACAAGCAGAGGATTGCCACCATCATTGCTCATGAACTGGCTCACATG TGGTTTGGTAATCTGGTGACCCTGAGGTGGTGGAATGACTTGTGGCTAAATGAAGGCTTTGCATCCTACGTTGAGTACCTTGGAGCAGATGAAGCTGAACCTGAATGGAATGTG AAAGACCTCATCGTGCTTAGTGATGTCCACAGGGTATTTGCCATCGATGCCCTGGTCTCATCTCATCCTCTGTCCTCGAAGGAAGAGGACATTCAGAAACCAGCACAGATCAGTGAGCTGTTTGATGCTATCTCTTACAGCAAG GGAGCATCTGTTCTGAGGATGTTGTCAGATTTCCTAACTGAAGAAGTCTTCACACTGGGACTACAG ACCTACCTGGAAGAATTTGCCTTTAAGAACACAGTCTACACAGACCTATGGAATCATCTGCAAATG GCTGTAACTGCTAATGGAACCAAACTTCCTGACACTGTCCATAACATCATGAACACCTGGGTGCTGCAGATGGGCTTTCCTGTGGTCACCATAAACACCACCTCTGGAGTTGCATCCCAGGAACACTTTCTCTTGGATCCAGAATCTGAAGTTACCACTCCATCTCTCTTCAA CTATCAATGGATTGTTCCAATCAAGTGGATGAAGACTGGAATAATCCAGACACCAGAATGGCTAACAGAAAAATCAG CAACATTCGGGAAGATGAAAGTATCAGGTGATGACTGGGTACTGGCCAACCTCAACGTGGTTGGTTACTATAGAGTCAACTATGATATGGTCAACTGGGGGAAACTCCTAACTGCTCTAAGCACCAATCATGAG GCTATTTCAGTGATCAACAGAGCTCAGCTGGTGGATGATGCCTTCAACCTTGCCAG GGCAAAGATCATTCCTACAGTGCTGGCCCTAAACACCACCAAGTACCTGAGCAAGGAGAGAGAATATATGCCCTGGGAGTCGGCTGTAGGAAACCTGGACTTCTTCTACCTCATGTTTGACCGCAGCGAGGTTTATGGTCCTATGCAG GATTATCTAAGGAAACAGGTCACCCCTCTCTTTCTATACTACAAAAATATGACTGACAACTGGACGAAGGTACCTAATGGACACATGGACCA GTATAATCAGGTGAATGCTATCAGCCTGGCTTGCAGAACAGGCCTTTTGGAATGCCAGAATCTGGCCATGGGATGGTTCAAGCAATGGATGGACACTGGGAACAACAC GATCCACCCCAACCTGCGTTCCACTGTGTACTGTAACAGCATCGCAGCAGGAGGTGCTGCAGAGTGGGAGTTTGCTTGGTCAGAGTTTAAGAACGCCACCATTGCAATTGAAGCTGACAAACTCCGCTATGCCCTTGCCTGCACGAAACAACCCTGGTTGCTAAACAG GTACCTGGAGTACACTCTGATGCCAGACATGATCAGGAAGCAGGATGCTACCTCCACCATTGTCTACATTGCCAACAATGTGATTGGCCAGTCTCTGGCTTGGGACTTTGTCAGGGCTCGATGGTCATACATTTTCTCTGA GTATGGTGGTGGATCATTCTCCTTCTCCAACCTCATTAACGGAGTCACTGAGCGATTTTCAACTGAATTCGAGATTCAACAG